The proteins below come from a single Balaenoptera musculus isolate JJ_BM4_2016_0621 chromosome 1, mBalMus1.pri.v3, whole genome shotgun sequence genomic window:
- the LRRC47 gene encoding leucine-rich repeat-containing protein 47 isoform X1: protein MAAAAVSEAWPELELAERERRRELLLTGPGLEQRVRAAGGRLPPRLFTLPLLHYLEVSGCGSLREPGPGLAQGLPQLHSLVLRRNALGPGLSPELGPLPALRVLDLSGNALEALPPGQGLGPAEPPGLPQLQSLNLSGNRLRELPADLARCAPRLQTLNLTGNRLDAFPAALFRPGALPLLSELAAADNCLRELSPEIAHLASLKTLDLSNNQLSEIPAELANCPKLKDINFRGNRLRDKRLEKMVSGCQTRSILEYLRAGGRGGGRGRGKAEGPDREEARRKRRERRKRECGEAEEAWVDEASRLLLRVLHVAENPAPLTVTVSPGVGDVRPFIVGAVVRGMDLQPGNALKRFLSSQTKLHEDLCEKRTAATIATHDLRAIRGPLLYAARPPQDLRIVPLGRREAKAKDLVRQLQLEAEEHRKQKRRQNVSGLHRYLHLLDGKEHYPCLVDANGDVISFPPITNSEKTKVGGVCQRLAPLRPRHVSRSCVWLRVLTPACAPIKKTTCDLFLEVTSAASLQICKDIMDALILKMAEINKYTLENKDEGSLSDHEVDAIPGQVSDPRATTGAEQAGSAPLVVEQVRVVDEEGHLKVVYPSKTDLDLAAAHVTVLR, encoded by the exons ATGGCGGCTGCGGCGGTTTCGGAGGCCTGGCCGGAGCTGGAGCTGGCGGAGCGGGAGCGGCGGCGGGAGCTGCTGCTGACCGGGCCCGGGCTGGAGCAGCGGGTGcgcgcggcgggcgggcggcTGCCGCCGCGGCTCTTCACGCTGCCGCTGCTGCACTACCTGGAGGTGAGCGGCTGCGGCAGCCTACGCGAGCCGGGCCCCGGCCTGGCGCAGGGCCTCCCGCAGCTGCACAGCCTGGTGCTGCGGCGCAACGCGCTGGGGCCCGGCCTGAGCCCTGAGCTCGGCCCGCTGCCCGCGCTGCGCGTGCTCGACCTGTCAGGCAACGCGCTGGAGGCGCTGCCGCCGGGCCAGGGCCTAGGCCCCGCCGAACCGCCGGGCCTCCCGCAGCTGCAGAGCCTCAACCTCAGTGGCAACCGGCTGCGCGAGCTGCCCGCCGACCTGGCGCGCTGCGCGCCGCGCCTGCAGACCCTCAACCTCACCGGCAACCGCCTGGACGCCTTCCCCGCCGCGCTCTTCCGCCCCGGCGCGCTGCCGCTGCTCAGCGAACTGGCGGCCGCCGACAACTGCCTCCGGGAGCTCAGCCCCGAAATCGCCCACCTGGCCTCGCTCAAG ACGCTGGACCTGTCCAACAACCAGCTGAGTGAGATCCCAGCAGAGCTGGCCAACTGCCCCAAGCTCAAGGACATCAACTTCCGGGGGAACAGGTTGCGGGACAAGCGCCTGGAGAAGATGGTCAGCGGCTGCCAGACCAGGTCCATCCTGGAGTACCTGCGCGCCGGGGGCCGCGGGGGCGGCCGGGGCCGGGGCAAGGCCGAGGGCCCCGACAGGGAGGAGGCGCGGAGGAAGCGGCGGGAGCGGAGGAAGAGGGAGTGCGGCGAGGCCGAGGAGGCGTGGGTGGACGAGGCCAGCCGGCTGCTGCTGCGGGTGCTGCACGTGGCCGAGAACCCGGCCCCGCTGACGGTCACGGTGAGCCCCGGGGTCGGGGACGTGCGGCCCTTCATCGTGGGCGCCGTCGTGCGGGGCATGGACCTGCAGCCTGGGAACGCGCTCAAGCGGTTCCTCTCCTCCCAG ACAAAGCTGCACGAGGACCTTTGTGAGAAGAGGACGGCGGCCACCATCGCAACCCACGACCTCAGAGCCATCCGGGGGCCCCTGCTGTATGCCGCCCGCCCCCCGCAAGACCTCAGG ATCGTCCCCTTGGGGCGCCGGGAAGCCAAGGCCAAGGACCTGGTACGGCAGCTGCAGCTGGAGGCCGAGGAGCACAGGAAGCAGAAGAGGAGGCAGAATGTGTCGGGCCTGCACAG GTACCTTCACCTGCTGGACGGGAAGGAGCATTACCCGTGCCTCGTGGATGCAAACGGCGACGTGATTTCTTTCCCACCCATAACAAACAGCGAGAAGACGAAGGTGGGCGGTGTCTGCCAGCGTCTGGCACCTTTGAGACCGCGTCATGTGTCACGTTCATGCGTGTGGCTGCGTGTGCTCACTCCCGCGT GCGCCCCG ATTAAGAAAACCACTTGTGACCTGTTTCTGGAAGTGACGAGCGCCGCCAGCCTGCAGATCTGCAAGGACATTATGGACGCCCTCATCCTG aaaatggcagaaatcaacaaatacactttggaaaataaagacGAAGGTTCCCTCTCCGACCACGAAGTCGATGCCATTCCTGGACAAGTCTCGGATCCCAGGGCGACTACCGGTGCTGAACAGGCTGGGAGCGCCCCGCTGGTGGTGGAGCAGGTCCGGGTGGTGGATGAGGAGGGGCACCTGAAGGTGGTGTATCCGTCCAAGACGGACCTGGACCTCGCCGCCGCCCACGTGACCGTGCTCCGCTGA
- the LRRC47 gene encoding leucine-rich repeat-containing protein 47 isoform X3, with protein MAAAAVSEAWPELELAERERRRELLLTGPGLEQRVRAAGGRLPPRLFTLPLLHYLEVSGCGSLREPGPGLAQGLPQLHSLVLRRNALGPGLSPELGPLPALRVLDLSGNALEALPPGQGLGPAEPPGLPQLQSLNLSGNRLRELPADLARCAPRLQTLNLTGNRLDAFPAALFRPGALPLLSELAAADNCLRELSPEIAHLASLKTLDLSNNQLSEIPAELANCPKLKDINFRGNRLRDKRLEKMVSGCQTRSILEYLRAGGRGGGRGRGKAEGPDREEARRKRRERRKRECGEAEEAWVDEASRLLLRVLHVAENPAPLTVTVSPGVGDVRPFIVGAVVRGMDLQPGNALKRFLSSQTKLHEDLCEKRTAATIATHDLRAIRGPLLYAARPPQDLRPLSSARWTSAWRTVSSQKPPAGTPSDRPTCGVHPVDRPLGAPGSQGQGPGTAAAAGGRGAQEAEEEAECVGPAQVPSPAGREGALPVPRGCKRRRDFFPTHNKQREDEGGRCLPASGTFETASCVTFMRVAACAHSRVRPD; from the exons ATGGCGGCTGCGGCGGTTTCGGAGGCCTGGCCGGAGCTGGAGCTGGCGGAGCGGGAGCGGCGGCGGGAGCTGCTGCTGACCGGGCCCGGGCTGGAGCAGCGGGTGcgcgcggcgggcgggcggcTGCCGCCGCGGCTCTTCACGCTGCCGCTGCTGCACTACCTGGAGGTGAGCGGCTGCGGCAGCCTACGCGAGCCGGGCCCCGGCCTGGCGCAGGGCCTCCCGCAGCTGCACAGCCTGGTGCTGCGGCGCAACGCGCTGGGGCCCGGCCTGAGCCCTGAGCTCGGCCCGCTGCCCGCGCTGCGCGTGCTCGACCTGTCAGGCAACGCGCTGGAGGCGCTGCCGCCGGGCCAGGGCCTAGGCCCCGCCGAACCGCCGGGCCTCCCGCAGCTGCAGAGCCTCAACCTCAGTGGCAACCGGCTGCGCGAGCTGCCCGCCGACCTGGCGCGCTGCGCGCCGCGCCTGCAGACCCTCAACCTCACCGGCAACCGCCTGGACGCCTTCCCCGCCGCGCTCTTCCGCCCCGGCGCGCTGCCGCTGCTCAGCGAACTGGCGGCCGCCGACAACTGCCTCCGGGAGCTCAGCCCCGAAATCGCCCACCTGGCCTCGCTCAAG ACGCTGGACCTGTCCAACAACCAGCTGAGTGAGATCCCAGCAGAGCTGGCCAACTGCCCCAAGCTCAAGGACATCAACTTCCGGGGGAACAGGTTGCGGGACAAGCGCCTGGAGAAGATGGTCAGCGGCTGCCAGACCAGGTCCATCCTGGAGTACCTGCGCGCCGGGGGCCGCGGGGGCGGCCGGGGCCGGGGCAAGGCCGAGGGCCCCGACAGGGAGGAGGCGCGGAGGAAGCGGCGGGAGCGGAGGAAGAGGGAGTGCGGCGAGGCCGAGGAGGCGTGGGTGGACGAGGCCAGCCGGCTGCTGCTGCGGGTGCTGCACGTGGCCGAGAACCCGGCCCCGCTGACGGTCACGGTGAGCCCCGGGGTCGGGGACGTGCGGCCCTTCATCGTGGGCGCCGTCGTGCGGGGCATGGACCTGCAGCCTGGGAACGCGCTCAAGCGGTTCCTCTCCTCCCAG ACAAAGCTGCACGAGGACCTTTGTGAGAAGAGGACGGCGGCCACCATCGCAACCCACGACCTCAGAGCCATCCGGGGGCCCCTGCTGTATGCCGCCCGCCCCCCGCAAGACCTCAGG CCTCTGTCCTCAGCCCGATGGACGTCCGCCTGGAGGACTGTCAGCTCTCAGAAGCCTCCCGCTGGGACCCCCAGCGACAGGCCAACGTGCGGTGTCCACCCCGTAGATCGTCCCCTTGGGGCGCCGGGAAGCCAAGGCCAAGGACCTGGTACGGCAGCTGCAGCTGGAGGCCGAGGAGCACAGGAAGCAGAAGAGGAGGCAGAATGTGTCGGGCCTGCACAG GTACCTTCACCTGCTGGACGGGAAGGAGCATTACCCGTGCCTCGTGGATGCAAACGGCGACGTGATTTCTTTCCCACCCATAACAAACAGCGAGAAGACGAAGGTGGGCGGTGTCTGCCAGCGTCTGGCACCTTTGAGACCGCGTCATGTGTCACGTTCATGCGTGTGGCTGCGTGTGCTCACTCCCGCGT GCGCCCCG ATTAA
- the LRRC47 gene encoding leucine-rich repeat-containing protein 47 isoform X2: protein MAAAAVSEAWPELELAERERRRELLLTGPGLEQRVRAAGGRLPPRLFTLPLLHYLEVSGCGSLREPGPGLAQGLPQLHSLVLRRNALGPGLSPELGPLPALRVLDLSGNALEALPPGQGLGPAEPPGLPQLQSLNLSGNRLRELPADLARCAPRLQTLNLTGNRLDAFPAALFRPGALPLLSELAAADNCLRELSPEIAHLASLKTLDLSNNQLSEIPAELANCPKLKDINFRGNRLRDKRLEKMVSGCQTRSILEYLRAGGRGGGRGRGKAEGPDREEARRKRRERRKRECGEAEEAWVDEASRLLLRVLHVAENPAPLTVTVSPGVGDVRPFIVGAVVRGMDLQPGNALKRFLSSQTKLHEDLCEKRTAATIATHDLRAIRGPLLYAARPPQDLRIVPLGRREAKAKDLVRQLQLEAEEHRKQKRRQNVSGLHRYLHLLDGKEHYPCLVDANGDVISFPPITNSEKTKIKKTTCDLFLEVTSAASLQICKDIMDALILKMAEINKYTLENKDEGSLSDHEVDAIPGQVSDPRATTGAEQAGSAPLVVEQVRVVDEEGHLKVVYPSKTDLDLAAAHVTVLR, encoded by the exons ATGGCGGCTGCGGCGGTTTCGGAGGCCTGGCCGGAGCTGGAGCTGGCGGAGCGGGAGCGGCGGCGGGAGCTGCTGCTGACCGGGCCCGGGCTGGAGCAGCGGGTGcgcgcggcgggcgggcggcTGCCGCCGCGGCTCTTCACGCTGCCGCTGCTGCACTACCTGGAGGTGAGCGGCTGCGGCAGCCTACGCGAGCCGGGCCCCGGCCTGGCGCAGGGCCTCCCGCAGCTGCACAGCCTGGTGCTGCGGCGCAACGCGCTGGGGCCCGGCCTGAGCCCTGAGCTCGGCCCGCTGCCCGCGCTGCGCGTGCTCGACCTGTCAGGCAACGCGCTGGAGGCGCTGCCGCCGGGCCAGGGCCTAGGCCCCGCCGAACCGCCGGGCCTCCCGCAGCTGCAGAGCCTCAACCTCAGTGGCAACCGGCTGCGCGAGCTGCCCGCCGACCTGGCGCGCTGCGCGCCGCGCCTGCAGACCCTCAACCTCACCGGCAACCGCCTGGACGCCTTCCCCGCCGCGCTCTTCCGCCCCGGCGCGCTGCCGCTGCTCAGCGAACTGGCGGCCGCCGACAACTGCCTCCGGGAGCTCAGCCCCGAAATCGCCCACCTGGCCTCGCTCAAG ACGCTGGACCTGTCCAACAACCAGCTGAGTGAGATCCCAGCAGAGCTGGCCAACTGCCCCAAGCTCAAGGACATCAACTTCCGGGGGAACAGGTTGCGGGACAAGCGCCTGGAGAAGATGGTCAGCGGCTGCCAGACCAGGTCCATCCTGGAGTACCTGCGCGCCGGGGGCCGCGGGGGCGGCCGGGGCCGGGGCAAGGCCGAGGGCCCCGACAGGGAGGAGGCGCGGAGGAAGCGGCGGGAGCGGAGGAAGAGGGAGTGCGGCGAGGCCGAGGAGGCGTGGGTGGACGAGGCCAGCCGGCTGCTGCTGCGGGTGCTGCACGTGGCCGAGAACCCGGCCCCGCTGACGGTCACGGTGAGCCCCGGGGTCGGGGACGTGCGGCCCTTCATCGTGGGCGCCGTCGTGCGGGGCATGGACCTGCAGCCTGGGAACGCGCTCAAGCGGTTCCTCTCCTCCCAG ACAAAGCTGCACGAGGACCTTTGTGAGAAGAGGACGGCGGCCACCATCGCAACCCACGACCTCAGAGCCATCCGGGGGCCCCTGCTGTATGCCGCCCGCCCCCCGCAAGACCTCAGG ATCGTCCCCTTGGGGCGCCGGGAAGCCAAGGCCAAGGACCTGGTACGGCAGCTGCAGCTGGAGGCCGAGGAGCACAGGAAGCAGAAGAGGAGGCAGAATGTGTCGGGCCTGCACAG GTACCTTCACCTGCTGGACGGGAAGGAGCATTACCCGTGCCTCGTGGATGCAAACGGCGACGTGATTTCTTTCCCACCCATAACAAACAGCGAGAAGACGAAG ATTAAGAAAACCACTTGTGACCTGTTTCTGGAAGTGACGAGCGCCGCCAGCCTGCAGATCTGCAAGGACATTATGGACGCCCTCATCCTG aaaatggcagaaatcaacaaatacactttggaaaataaagacGAAGGTTCCCTCTCCGACCACGAAGTCGATGCCATTCCTGGACAAGTCTCGGATCCCAGGGCGACTACCGGTGCTGAACAGGCTGGGAGCGCCCCGCTGGTGGTGGAGCAGGTCCGGGTGGTGGATGAGGAGGGGCACCTGAAGGTGGTGTATCCGTCCAAGACGGACCTGGACCTCGCCGCCGCCCACGTGACCGTGCTCCGCTGA